One Nocardia iowensis DNA window includes the following coding sequences:
- a CDS encoding nitroreductase family deazaflavin-dependent oxidoreductase: MADWNSAIIDEFRANQGRVGGPFAGHDLLLLTTTGAKSQLPRTNPLAFIRDDDRIVITASNAGTSTNPDWYYNLRTDPKVTIEIGTEKFEAIATAIPDGPERDRLYTAMVEVMPGFADYQAKTSRVIPVVTLTITE; this comes from the coding sequence ATGGCTGACTGGAACTCTGCCATCATCGACGAATTCCGTGCAAACCAAGGCAGGGTGGGCGGCCCTTTCGCAGGGCACGACCTTCTCCTACTCACTACTACCGGCGCTAAATCCCAGCTTCCCCGCACCAATCCTCTTGCCTTTATTCGCGACGACGACCGCATTGTCATCACGGCTTCCAATGCCGGCACCTCCACCAATCCGGACTGGTACTACAATCTCCGCACTGACCCAAAGGTTACGATCGAGATCGGCACAGAGAAGTTCGAAGCCATCGCCACCGCCATCCCGGACGGGCCTGAGCGTGACCGCTTGTATACGGCGATGGTCGAGGTAATGCCAGGTTTCGCCGACTATCAGGCGAAGACATCGCGAGTAATCCCGGTGGTGACTCTTACCATTACCGAATAA
- a CDS encoding aspartate aminotransferase family protein, with product MSALWHGFTDLDAVQREGAFIISRGEGAYIYDNSGNRYLDATAGLWFANVGHGRREIANAVAAQLGRIAHYSSSGDYAGEITLELASRIAELAPVKDSRVFFTSGGSDSIDTATKLARRYWHEMGKPDKRIIVGREFAFHGMNIGGTALAGITKIREGYGDLMVDARTVEWDDAKALLRLIESVGADNIAAFFCEPILGLGGILLPPDGYLNEVRRICRENDILFVVDEIITGFGRIGGYWFASTRFDLDPDLVACAKGLTSGYAPMGAVIIAPHIAEPFLRGGVFWWHGYTFAGHCGAAAAAMANLDIIEREDLLGVAKRLESTLHDQLAPLAEHPRVASVRSGLAALAAVQLTDPSEAPVLVKHLRGQGVSTRAIGTGAIQVSPPLIISDDQVAEFITAFERAVGRLDRGRRGSSS from the coding sequence ATGAGCGCATTATGGCATGGATTTACCGATCTGGACGCAGTACAGCGTGAGGGGGCCTTTATCATCTCGCGAGGTGAGGGCGCCTATATTTACGATAATTCAGGAAACAGATACTTGGACGCCACCGCAGGCCTGTGGTTCGCCAATGTCGGACACGGTCGCCGCGAGATTGCAAATGCCGTCGCTGCACAACTTGGCCGAATCGCCCACTACTCCAGCAGCGGTGACTACGCTGGCGAGATCACTCTCGAGTTGGCGTCGCGGATCGCGGAGTTGGCTCCAGTTAAGGATAGTCGAGTCTTTTTTACCTCGGGAGGCTCGGATTCGATCGACACAGCGACCAAATTAGCGCGCCGCTACTGGCATGAGATGGGCAAACCAGATAAGCGAATAATCGTCGGTCGCGAGTTCGCCTTTCATGGGATGAATATCGGAGGCACTGCATTGGCCGGCATCACGAAGATTCGTGAAGGTTATGGAGATCTGATGGTGGACGCGCGCACCGTCGAGTGGGACGATGCTAAAGCTCTACTCAGGTTGATAGAGTCCGTCGGTGCCGACAATATCGCCGCGTTCTTCTGTGAACCCATCCTTGGATTGGGCGGAATCTTACTGCCGCCGGATGGTTACTTGAACGAGGTTCGCCGAATCTGTCGCGAAAATGACATCCTTTTCGTCGTCGATGAGATCATCACCGGCTTCGGCCGTATCGGCGGGTATTGGTTCGCCTCAACGCGTTTCGATCTGGATCCGGACCTCGTAGCGTGCGCAAAGGGACTGACATCCGGATACGCTCCGATGGGTGCGGTCATAATCGCTCCACATATCGCTGAGCCGTTTCTCCGGGGCGGCGTTTTTTGGTGGCACGGCTACACCTTCGCAGGGCATTGCGGTGCTGCGGCCGCTGCGATGGCGAACCTGGACATCATCGAAAGAGAGGACCTTCTCGGTGTCGCCAAACGTCTGGAATCCACCCTGCACGACCAGTTGGCTCCATTGGCTGAGCATCCACGAGTGGCGAGCGTGCGCAGCGGACTCGCGGCGCTCGCCGCAGTCCAACTGACAGACCCGTCCGAGGCACCAGTGCTGGTGAAACATCTTCGCGGACAGGGCGTGTCGACGCGGGCGATCGGAACGGGGGCTATCCAAGTATCGCCTCCGCTGATCATTTCCGACGACCAGGTCGCCGAGTTCATCACGGCCTTCGAACGCGCGGTAGGCCGATTGGACCGTGGCCGGCGCGGTTCGTCGTCATGA
- a CDS encoding helix-turn-helix transcriptional regulator — protein MTVRPSLDTGSLPASTSDFVGRERELAKIAALLLNGTRLITLIGSGGIGKTRLATEAVQRYHRARRVPVYWVRLARLAKDSDASEVEDELAQAIVDADFSGRSAWAALVDTLTRTDAVGRKLQSVLVMDNCEHVLAGAGQLIADLLAAVPHLTVVATSREAIGWVDEQLVAVPSLPREQALALFRARAELTGLPVADDQLELAEAICRHVHNHPLYIRLAAARLLRQPLSRILQDLSGEATDRRLRWSNGPRVGADERHRGIRDVIAWSFDLCRDKERLLFERMSVFAAGYDIDPDDSSPSLLEVGAELAAIEGVCADLDDTGDPAVRIARDEVEDLLERLAAQSLVTVHMSATTVRYSLLESFRVFAQQRLCEREGGQEWVQLTARHRRYYRDKVLEAQANWYSPAEQELLDWARASWGNLHSAIDGSLATPGDAAIGLEIAIGLIALRAPFFRGSLRESRRWAERTLAATRDQESAPLELQITAMALISWISRCQGVHEDADRMLDACVAASLPDAAAGFDWRLTPESELGLPAPVEFACGSELLLVQQDPRAVTVFARSREKFAARGDLGGTAMSELFEALAAGFLGTSAQALDIARRHLDNAAASGAGWAKSWAELAWTIALTKHGDPNEALAVGRTALANQLVMHDQWGALWAIHIRTWTLARMVARAQAEQARLGHAKAWATEIAQLIGGVATLRRKLGVNLANLAPFATETDEAVATARSVLGAADYAVAEREGSLLHPEHDEVARLALGTLVLDELEVDHPVRRHRPSPWHELSVAEQDVAILAAAGWTNTAIAARRGSSFKTVNAQMVSIFQKLMINSRADIAAFVPAERRGDVASAVASRPKQR, from the coding sequence GTGACGGTTCGACCTTCACTGGATACTGGTTCGCTTCCAGCGTCGACCAGCGATTTCGTCGGCCGAGAACGGGAGCTGGCAAAGATCGCGGCGCTGCTGTTGAACGGGACGCGGCTGATCACGCTGATCGGTTCGGGCGGTATCGGTAAGACTCGCCTCGCCACAGAGGCTGTCCAGCGATATCACCGGGCGCGGCGGGTTCCGGTCTACTGGGTCCGTTTGGCCCGGTTGGCGAAAGACAGCGATGCGTCCGAGGTAGAGGACGAACTTGCGCAGGCGATCGTGGACGCCGACTTCTCGGGACGCTCGGCGTGGGCCGCGCTGGTCGACACCCTGACCCGTACCGACGCCGTGGGCCGCAAATTGCAGAGCGTGCTGGTGATGGACAACTGCGAGCACGTGCTAGCCGGGGCCGGTCAGTTGATCGCGGATCTGCTCGCCGCGGTCCCGCACCTCACCGTGGTGGCGACCAGTCGCGAAGCGATCGGCTGGGTCGACGAACAACTGGTGGCGGTGCCATCGTTGCCACGGGAGCAGGCGCTGGCGTTGTTCCGCGCCCGGGCCGAATTGACCGGGCTCCCTGTCGCAGACGATCAACTGGAGCTGGCCGAGGCGATATGTCGCCACGTGCACAACCATCCTCTCTATATCAGACTGGCCGCGGCTCGCCTATTGCGGCAGCCGCTCTCGCGGATCCTCCAGGACCTCAGCGGGGAGGCGACCGATCGCAGGCTGCGATGGTCCAACGGCCCACGCGTTGGCGCCGACGAACGGCACCGTGGCATCCGCGATGTCATTGCCTGGTCCTTCGATCTGTGCAGGGACAAGGAGCGGCTGCTGTTCGAGCGGATGTCGGTATTCGCGGCCGGTTACGACATCGATCCGGACGACAGCAGCCCATCGTTACTGGAGGTGGGCGCCGAATTGGCGGCTATCGAGGGCGTGTGCGCGGACCTCGACGACACCGGCGACCCGGCGGTGCGGATCGCCCGCGACGAGGTCGAGGATCTGCTGGAACGCTTGGCGGCCCAGTCGTTGGTTACGGTACATATGAGCGCGACCACCGTGCGGTACTCGCTGCTCGAGAGCTTTCGTGTCTTCGCCCAACAACGCCTGTGCGAACGTGAGGGCGGCCAAGAATGGGTGCAACTAACCGCCCGACATCGCCGTTATTACCGCGACAAAGTACTCGAAGCACAGGCTAATTGGTACAGCCCAGCCGAACAGGAGCTGCTGGACTGGGCCCGCGCCTCCTGGGGCAACCTGCACAGCGCGATCGACGGCAGTCTCGCCACACCCGGCGACGCTGCGATCGGGTTGGAAATCGCGATCGGTTTGATTGCCTTGCGAGCGCCGTTTTTCAGGGGCTCTCTGCGCGAGAGCCGTCGCTGGGCCGAGCGGACGCTCGCCGCCACCAGAGATCAGGAGTCGGCACCGCTTGAATTGCAGATCACGGCGATGGCGTTGATCAGCTGGATCAGTAGGTGTCAGGGCGTACACGAGGATGCCGATCGAATGCTCGACGCGTGCGTCGCCGCGAGCCTCCCCGATGCTGCGGCCGGTTTCGACTGGCGGCTCACCCCCGAATCAGAGCTGGGTCTTCCAGCACCGGTGGAATTTGCCTGCGGCAGCGAACTGTTGCTGGTGCAGCAGGACCCGCGTGCGGTCACGGTATTCGCGCGATCGCGCGAAAAATTCGCTGCCCGAGGCGATCTCGGGGGCACTGCGATGAGCGAGTTGTTCGAGGCGCTGGCCGCGGGGTTCCTCGGCACGTCGGCCCAGGCACTCGATATCGCGCGCCGTCACCTCGACAACGCCGCCGCCTCCGGAGCGGGTTGGGCAAAATCCTGGGCCGAACTGGCATGGACAATCGCCCTGACCAAGCACGGTGATCCGAACGAGGCATTGGCAGTCGGACGCACTGCGTTGGCAAACCAGCTGGTCATGCATGATCAGTGGGGTGCGTTGTGGGCCATACACATACGGACCTGGACGTTGGCGCGCATGGTTGCGCGTGCGCAAGCCGAGCAGGCGCGCCTCGGTCACGCGAAGGCGTGGGCGACGGAAATCGCTCAGCTGATCGGGGGGGTCGCGACGCTGCGGCGGAAACTGGGCGTCAACCTCGCCAATCTCGCACCGTTCGCGACCGAGACCGATGAGGCGGTGGCCACTGCCAGAAGCGTGCTTGGAGCCGCCGACTATGCCGTTGCTGAACGGGAAGGTTCACTGCTGCACCCCGAACACGACGAAGTGGCTCGCCTGGCGTTGGGAACATTGGTGCTCGACGAACTCGAGGTGGATCACCCGGTCCGTCGACACCGTCCTTCGCCGTGGCATGAGCTGTCGGTGGCCGAGCAGGATGTCGCCATCCTCGCAGCAGCAGGCTGGACCAACACCGCCATCGCTGCGCGCCGCGGCAGTTCGTTCAAAACGGTGAACGCTCAGATGGTTTCGATCTTCCAGAAGCTGATGATCAATTCCCGCGCCGATATCGCAGCGTTCGTCCCAGCGGAGCGGCGAGGCGATGTCGCCTCGGCTGTCGCCAGTCGACCGAAGCAACGTTGA